The sequence CTATGAACTTTACGATCTGTTTGTGTTTTTTGTTTCTCATTCTAATATTATCTCCCCATTGTGGGGAGCTTTTTTGCTATTTTTTAAACAGTCTCAGTGGAAACGAGAGCCTGTTTGAGAAACCTCAAAACCGCCTATTGCGTTGCCTGCCAATGCCTCAAGCCTTTTAAACGAGCTCTAAACCCCTTAACAAGTGCCTACAGAGGGAGTTTGCGTTTTATGTGGATAGAGACTGCAGGAAGGTCAGGATAGAGGATAAAGTTAGTCCTGAAACGCTCATACAAGACATAAAGGGTTGCGCAGACTTGGGACTTATAAAGAACTACGGAGTTCTTAACTCTCTCTTTTCTAAGCTTCAGAACGCAGACAGGCTATACAGACTGGGAAGGCTAAAAGAAACACAGAACATAGTAAAGGCTTTTGGACATGATCTTTCTGCTCAGAAGGGCAGGCACATAGACGAGAAGTGTGTTTCTGCGGCGCAAACTGACATGGACTTTTTCATGGGTGTGAACACAGTGCAGGAGAGTCTCAAGAGGTATCTAATAGAAAAGAGGTAGGTGGAGCTATAATGTTAGTCTATGAAGTTTTCCCTGACCATAATAGGTTTCTTTGTGTTTCTTGCGGTGTTTGCAGACTTTGTGGCACCCTACCCTTACGACCTTCAAAGCAGGACAACACCTTACCATCCTCCTACCAAGATTCACCTATTCAAAGACGGAAAACTTGCTTTACCTTATGTGAACATGTATGTAATGGAGGATCCTATTTTTAAGTCTTACAGAGAAGATACAAAAACTTCCTGCCCTGTTAGATTATTCATTACAACACCTTACGGATTTAAGCTCTTTGGTGTTGAAAAACCTTGCAAGATGTACCTTCTTGGTGCTGATAAGCTAGGCAGGGATATATTCTCAAGGCTTGCTTACGGTGCGCGTGTGTCTATGTTAGTGGGTTTGATCGGTGTAGCGATAACTTTCCTTGTAGGTTCTCTTGTAGGTGGTCTGTCGGGTTACATGGGGGGTAAACTTGATGCTTTTCTCATGCGTCTGGTGGAAGTGCTTTTGGCTATTCCTACTTTCTACCTGATGCTTTCCCTAAGAAGCGTATTCCCTTTGACTATGGAAAGCTTTGAGGTGTTTCTTATGGTGGTCTTTATCATATCTTTCTTGGGTTGGGCCGGTCTTGCAAGAGTGGTAAGAGGTATGGTGCTTTCCATAAGGGAAAAAGAGTTTGTCCAAAGTGCAAAAACTTACGGTGCAGGGACTTTCAGGATAATAGTCAAACACATACTGCCTAATACTTACTATTACCTTGTAGTATCCGCAACGCTTTCTTTTCCAGGCTACATATTGGCAGAGTCCGCCCTTAGCTTTTTAGGTCTTGGTATTCAAGAACCCCAACCCAGCTGGGGAAACATGCTATCTGATGCAAGAAACATAAACATTATATCAGCCTATCCATGGATACTATCTCCGGGCATCGCCATATTTCTTGTGGTTATGTCTTTCAATCTACTTGGGGATGAGCTTCTAAGGAGACGCAGATGAGGGACACCAAAGGTAAAGTACTTCAAAACTTACCCATATCTCCTAAAACCTACATGATGCAGGTGCTCGCTCCACAAATAACGCCTTACATAAGAGCAGGGCATTTCGTGATGATAAAGGTTTCCCACACAAAAGATCCTATAGGCAGAAGAGCTTTTGCGGTAGCTGACATTAAAGAAGACAGTCTTTTTATATTCTACGATGTGGTAGGAAAGGGAACAGAGCTTTTAAGCAGTTTCTCTCGGGAAAGTCAAGTGGACATTCTTGGACCATTAGGAAAGGGGCTTTTTAACCTTGAAGGAGACAAACATCTGCTTGTTGGTGGTGGTATAGGGCTTGCAGGACTTACCCTTCTTGGTAAGGAGCTTAGGAAAGCTGGAAAGAAGGTGTTTTTCCTGTATGGCGCAAGAAGTAAGGAACATGTAAGTATGGAAAACTGGTTAAAAGAGGAAGGCTTTGATTACGCCATTTACACAGAGGATGGAAGTTATGGAAAAAAGGGCTTAATAACTGATGCTCTTAGCGATTTTGACTCCTCTTGGGTTATTTCAGCCTGCGGTCCAAAGGGTATGCTAAGGGCTATAAAAAAACTCGTAGATCCAAGCAGGCTTTACCTCTCTTTAGAATCACGGATGGCTTGTGGTTGGGGAGTGTGCCTTGGTTGTGTTGTGAAAAATAAAGAAGGACATTACATCAGAGTATGCTACGAAGGACCCGTCTTCAGAGCTGATGAGGTGATCCTCTGATGTTTACAGGGCTTGTGGAAGATGTAGGAGAGGTGAAGGCTCTAAAGACATCCTCAGCGGGTGGAAGGCTCAGTGTAAAAACATCTCTAAAAGATATAAAGTTAGGGGATAGTGTGGCGGTAAATGGTGTGTGTCTTACAGTAGTGAAAATAGTAAAAGATGAGCTGTTATTTGATCTTTCATTGGAAACCCTAAAAAGAAGCAATCTTGGTATGCTATCCGCAGGCGACCCCGTAAATTTGGAAAGGGCACTCAAAGTAGGGGACAGGTTGGGTGGTCATATACTCTTAGGACATGTGGATTTTACCTCAAGGATAACATACTTTAAAAGCAAAGGAGATCACTACGAGCTCAAAGTGTACGTGCCAGACAACTGGCTTGTATACTTTGTGGAAAAAGGCTCTGTTGGTTTAGATGGTATAAGTCTTACTGTTAATTACGTAGAAAGAAACACCATAAGCCTTAACATCATACCACACACTTACGAAAATACAAATCTCAAATACAAAAAGGAGGGAGACTATGTAAATGTAGAGGTAGATGTCATAGGCAAGTATGTTGTAAGCTATCTTCGTAAGATCAAAGGGAAGAGCTTAGAAAGACTTTTTGAAGAGTTCTTTTGAAGGTTATAATAAATCCCATGAATGTGTTGTGCAAACAAGCCATATATGACAGAAACGGGAAAGTGGCTTTCTACGAAGTTTTCATACAGGATTCCTTGACTAACAAGTACCCGGAAGGATTGGATCCCCTTAAAGCGACTACTATGGCAATAGATACTATAACAGAACTTAATCCTCTAAGGGTAGGTGGCGGAAAGCTTGTATTCGTGAATGTACCTGCCATATTCCTTGAAGCGTCCATGTTTGACCTTCTTTCCCCCGAGTATGTAGGTATAGAACTTGTAGAAAATAGAAGGCTCTCTAACGAGCTCTTTGAATCCATAAACGCTCTTTTAAAAAAAGGTTTTAAGTTCTGTATAGATGACTTTGGCTTTGAAAAGATAGATTACCTGCCTCTTTTAGGAAAGTGCCATTATGTAAAGATAAATTTGAAAAAAAGTCCCTACGACATGGAGGAGCTCAAAGAAGTGATAAGCATACTCAAAAATCTGAAGAAAGGGTTAATAGCCAAGAATATTGAAACAAAGGAGGATTACGAACTGGCCTATCAGCTTGGTTTTAACTTTTTTCAGGGTTTTCTCCTATCAAGACCTATAAGGGTTAGAGATACAAGAACCATATCTTATCTAAAGACAACCATATTCAAGCTTTACAAAGCAATAAAGAACAAAGACATGAAAAGCATAGTGGACATTTTGGAGAAAGATATAGGAGCAACTTACAAATTCTTAAAGTTTCTAAATTTTGTCTATCCTACAAAGATAAAGGACATAAGCAAGATAGAAGAGGCTGTGCGCAAACTCGGACTTGAGAACATAGCCAAGTTTACCATAGTGCTTGCTCTTTCGGAGATGTTTGTGGAAGAAGACGAAGTAAACCTTTGGAAAAGGTCTCTCTTCCGGGCAAGCTTAGCGGAGAAATTAGCAGGTATATATGCACCTCATGTAAAAGAAAAGGCTTACCTTGCTGGTCTTTTTTCCTTAGCGGGAGAAATCCTTGGACAGAACCCCGAAGATGTGGTAAAGGAGCTTATGTTGGATAGAGATATAGTTGAAGCTTTTGAGAGAAGGCTTAACGAAATAGGATTTATCCTTTCTCTAGTAGAACTGTTGGAAGACAGTAAAAACGAAAAGATCATAAACAGGGTCTCCAAGATAATAAATGTGGATGCACAGACCGTAATTCAGAGCATAAAAGATGCGGAAAGGGAATCCTCAGAAATTTTAAACAGTATAACTTAGTCTGTTGCATAGCTATGAAGCCCCGGAAAGTACAGATTTATGGCAAAGAAACAGATAAGTACTGTAATAAAGCCAAAAACTACCATCCAGGCAGTACGCTTACCTTTCCATCCAAGCATCTGTCTGGCATGAAGGTAAGCCCCAAAAAAGAGCCAAACTATCAAAGCCCAAACTTCCTTAGGGTCCCAGCTCCAGTATCCACCCCAAGCTTCGTTAGCCCATGCAGAGCCCAATATTATAGATGCAGTCCATACGGGAAATACAAGAATAATAGACTTGTAAGTGATCTCTTCAAGCAGGTCCTGAGAAGGAAGTAGTCTCGTTTGTGGAAACCTCCCCTTTAATAAATAAAGAACAGCACCGGCAAAAGCGACAGTAAAGCCTGCATAACCTATAAAAGCAGTCACCACATGAAGGTAAAGCCAGTAGCTTCTTAGAGCAGGCATAAGAGGTGTTATATCTTTTGATGCTTTAAGCACTGCAAAGGCACTGAGAACAAACGCAATAGGAACAACAAAAGCACCGAGCAGTCTCAGTCCGTATTTTCTTTCTATAATC is a genomic window of Hydrogenobacter hydrogenophilus containing:
- a CDS encoding EAL and HDOD domain-containing protein; protein product: MNVLCKQAIYDRNGKVAFYEVFIQDSLTNKYPEGLDPLKATTMAIDTITELNPLRVGGGKLVFVNVPAIFLEASMFDLLSPEYVGIELVENRRLSNELFESINALLKKGFKFCIDDFGFEKIDYLPLLGKCHYVKINLKKSPYDMEELKEVISILKNLKKGLIAKNIETKEDYELAYQLGFNFFQGFLLSRPIRVRDTRTISYLKTTIFKLYKAIKNKDMKSIVDILEKDIGATYKFLKFLNFVYPTKIKDISKIEEAVRKLGLENIAKFTIVLALSEMFVEEDEVNLWKRSLFRASLAEKLAGIYAPHVKEKAYLAGLFSLAGEILGQNPEDVVKELMLDRDIVEAFERRLNEIGFILSLVELLEDSKNEKIINRVSKIINVDAQTVIQSIKDAERESSEILNSIT
- the ccsB gene encoding c-type cytochrome biogenesis protein CcsB: MRQVAHQGNIRLLADYFIALIGVLIAILLALLGVDNTFWYKSATLLYALSSVMYISYSIFRNSVFAKVSTFTLFLGLILNLTGMIRRSIQSYELGVFHPPWSNLFEALTFWSFIVGSIYLIIERKYGLRLLGAFVVPIAFVLSAFAVLKASKDITPLMPALRSYWLYLHVVTAFIGYAGFTVAFAGAVLYLLKGRFPQTRLLPSQDLLEEITYKSIILVFPVWTASIILGSAWANEAWGGYWSWDPKEVWALIVWLFFGAYLHARQMLGWKGKRTAWMVVFGFITVLICFFAINLYFPGLHSYATD
- a CDS encoding dihydroorotate dehydrogenase electron transfer subunit; its protein translation is MRDTKGKVLQNLPISPKTYMMQVLAPQITPYIRAGHFVMIKVSHTKDPIGRRAFAVADIKEDSLFIFYDVVGKGTELLSSFSRESQVDILGPLGKGLFNLEGDKHLLVGGGIGLAGLTLLGKELRKAGKKVFFLYGARSKEHVSMENWLKEEGFDYAIYTEDGSYGKKGLITDALSDFDSSWVISACGPKGMLRAIKKLVDPSRLYLSLESRMACGWGVCLGCVVKNKEGHYIRVCYEGPVFRADEVIL
- a CDS encoding riboflavin synthase; this encodes MFTGLVEDVGEVKALKTSSAGGRLSVKTSLKDIKLGDSVAVNGVCLTVVKIVKDELLFDLSLETLKRSNLGMLSAGDPVNLERALKVGDRLGGHILLGHVDFTSRITYFKSKGDHYELKVYVPDNWLVYFVEKGSVGLDGISLTVNYVERNTISLNIIPHTYENTNLKYKKEGDYVNVEVDVIGKYVVSYLRKIKGKSLERLFEEFF
- a CDS encoding ABC transporter permease: MKFSLTIIGFFVFLAVFADFVAPYPYDLQSRTTPYHPPTKIHLFKDGKLALPYVNMYVMEDPIFKSYREDTKTSCPVRLFITTPYGFKLFGVEKPCKMYLLGADKLGRDIFSRLAYGARVSMLVGLIGVAITFLVGSLVGGLSGYMGGKLDAFLMRLVEVLLAIPTFYLMLSLRSVFPLTMESFEVFLMVVFIISFLGWAGLARVVRGMVLSIREKEFVQSAKTYGAGTFRIIVKHILPNTYYYLVVSATLSFPGYILAESALSFLGLGIQEPQPSWGNMLSDARNINIISAYPWILSPGIAIFLVVMSFNLLGDELLRRRR